From the genome of Triticum aestivum cultivar Chinese Spring chromosome 3B, IWGSC CS RefSeq v2.1, whole genome shotgun sequence, one region includes:
- the LOC123064875 gene encoding RING-H2 finger protein ATL2-like — protein sequence MGAHPDAKDDPRFPCRRRACVHPPIPPNTPPQVPKPNTSRLVDAPSSYATAGKVLFVAAGAFAGVLLALIALHLYNSGRRQRARDRRRLNRSLAIYVGDADEEAPSPRGLDPAVLRALPVVAVAVGAGDCAVCLAEFERGEEARALPRCGHRFHVECIDAWFRGNSTCPLCRAAVEAPDDAVAHPEVRVDVAADDDAAAKGGVPVIIGRHGS from the coding sequence ATGGGCGCGCACCCCGACGCCAAGGACGACCCGCGGTTCCCATGCCGCCGCCGAGCCTGCGTGCACCCACCAATTCCACCGAACACGCCGCCACAGGTGCCCAAGCCCAACACCAGTCGGCTGGTGGACGCGCCGTCGAGCTACGCCACGGCCGGCAAGGTCCTGTTCGTCGCGGCCGGGGCGTTCGCGGGCGTCCTCCTGGCCCTCATCGCCCTGCACCTCTACAACAGCGGCCGGCGCCAGCGCGCGCGAGATCGTCGCCGCCTCAACCGCAGCCTGGCCATCTACGTCGGCGACGCGGACGAGGAGGCGCCTTCGCCGCGGGGGCTCGACCCCGCGGTGCTCCGCGCGCTCCCCGTGGTCGCCGTGGCCGTCGGCGCCGGGGACTGCGCGGtctgcctcgccgagttcgagCGCGGCGAGGAGGCGCGCGCGCTGCCGCGGTGCGGCCACCGGTTCCACGTCGAGTGCATCGATGCCTGGTTCCGCGGGAACTCCACGTGCCCCCTGTGCCGCGCCGCCGTCGAGGCGCCGGACGACGCCGTGGCCCATCCCGAGGTGCGCGTCGATGTGGCGGCCGACGACGACGCCGCGGCCAAGGGCGGAGTGCCGGTGATAATCGGGCGGCACGGATCTTGA